The Porites lutea chromosome 11, jaPorLute2.1, whole genome shotgun sequence genome contains the following window.
GGCGCACCCACGCTGTCACGCGAACTAAAGACAACCCAATTTCCAGTTCTCCTTTTGTTTTGACTCGATACCATTTCGAGTATCTTGAGGGGTCCAATCGCCACACCTCTTTGACACTAGCCGTTTCTTCACCTTCTCCAATTATTTGGTAACTGGTAGCATCCTTTGTGCCTGATTCTTTTGTTCCTTTAAGTTCAAGGTTCTCTGTTGACGTTGGCTTGTCAAACTTGCACTCTGGCCAGTCTTGTCTTGACTTTTTCAGAAATTCGGGCCCATTCCACCATAAATCTGCGCTTGCTAACTCTTCCACTGTCAGGCCTCTTGTTCCAAGGTCGGCGGGGTTTACACCCGTAGGAACATAGCGCCACTGATTAGGAGCAGAGAACTCATGAATTTCTCCAACACGATGGGCTATGAACGACTTATACTCTCTACTTTGACCTTGAATCCAGTACCCCACATTCATACTGTCCACCCAGTATGTCACTCCATTTGTAGGTATCTTGAGTGCAGAGCAAACTTGTCTTGTTAATCGTAATCCGACTAGAGCACCCAAAAGCTCTAATCTGGGGATGCTCACTGCTTTCAATGGTGCAAGCCTAGACTTTGACATGATCATTCGAGCAGTAATGTTGCCACCCTCATACACATGACGCGCGTAAACTACAGCTGTGTATGCGTTCTCTGAGGCGTCACTGAATGTATGAATACTCAGTTCTTCCACCTTAGGACTTGGGTCTTTCAAACACCTTGGGATTTTTACAAGTTCAAGGTCTTTCAATTCTCGAAACCACTTTGTCCATTCTCGCTGATGATGTGTTGGCAACAGTTCATCCCAATCCCGTACCTCCAGCCAAGCCTTTTGTATCAACAACTTGGACCTGATTACATAAGGTGATAAGAAGCCTAATGGGTCGTAAACTAATGCTGTTCGCCTCAAAACATTCCTCTTGGTGAATTCAAATCCATCCAACTGTAACGAGTGtctaaaggaaaatttgtcgtcTGTGGCGGCCCACAGGACACCCAGGGTCTTGGTTGTTGGCAATTCTCTCTTCTCCAAGTCTATCTCGGAAGCAAGATCTTCTTCCACAATGTCAGCAATTACATCCGGTTCATTAGAGATCCATTTGCGGATGTGAAAACTAGCCAAGTCTCCTAATTCCGTTAGCTGCTTTCTTGTATCCTTCGCATCATCCACCGTAGGTGCGGATGGCATCAGATCATCCATGTAACAGTGTCCTAGAACTGCATTAGCTCCCAATGGGTAAGTCTCCTTGTGAAGTCTGGCATGATGTTGCCAAGCAAACTGGACACAAAAAGGGCAATAAcaccctccaaaaataaacctcTTAAACTCATAAACCTTTGGTGTATCCCCACTGTCCAAGTTCCTGTATAAGAATCTGTGCAGAGCCCTGTCCTCTGGTCTAAGAAGTATCTGGTGATACATTTGGCTCACATCACCAGCCAATGCAACTGGCTCTTTTCTAAACTTAACTAAAACGTCCACAATGTCACTTTGCAACTTAGGACCTGGTAGTGATTCACTGTTCAaactctttccatttttctgaGCTGAGCCATCGAAAACAACCAGAACTTTGGTTGTGGCCTTCTCTGGCCTTACCACGGGGAAATGTGGAAGGAACCATTCTGATGGTGGTTTTGGCTCATCCTCTGGGACTTCTCGGATATATCCTTTACTTAAGTAGTCATCAGCCACTGATTGGTAAGCCTGTGCCAGCTTCTCATCTTGCATTAACTTCTTCTCAACTGTGTGAAGGCGTTTCTCTGCCATCTGTCGGTTTGGCGGTAATTCTGGTCTTTCATGTTTCCAAGGCACCGCAACTTCATATCTTTCACCATCAAACCTGATTGATTCGTTCACTTTAGCAAAGGCTAGTTTCTCTTCAGGGGAAAGTGGTTGCTCCACCTACGGTGTGATCCCAATAGCCTCAAGGCTCCAAAACTGTTTCAGCAGATAATTCAGATCTCCATCACTACACTCTGACTGCCTTATGCGGTAGGTGTTCAGGTAACCAGTGTTACTTGTTCCAAGTCCCTCAGATGTACCAATGGTACCAATTGCTGTCCACCCTAATGGACACAGTCTGGCACTAGGTTCATTGTCGCCTCCACGAACCTCTTTCATAGGAAACAGCAGGTTGTAATAATCTGAACCAATAAGAACGTCAATTTTACTCCTTTTTCCAAGCTTAGGAAAAGGAATGTCTCTCAAATGTTTCCACTGGTCTTTGATTTGCAGCCAGTTGGTGGGTTTCATCCCACCAAGATGTTATTAGATGTTTTCGCCACAATCACTGTGTCCACCCGACCATCTAGACTCTCCAAGCCAATCTCCATCGTTGCTGACATTAAATTGACCTTCTGTCCATTTGCAACATTGATAATTACTCTTTCCTTCCTACCATACAACCCCAGTTCCTCTACCACATCCTCATTAACATACGAAGTATCACTGCCTTCGTCCAAGAAACAATTAACTTGCAAGCGTCTCTCCTCATGTTTCAGAATGACAGGAACAGTACGCAAGGCAATACTCCTCTGTGCGTGTTCTTGCACTGTTTCATACGTACTGGACTTGTTTTCCTCTATCACGGGTGTGTCAGCCTTCCCCTCCATGGACCCAGAGGCTACTTTCTCCTCGTGAAGTAACCGATGGTGTCTGTCCTTGCATCCGTCAATTCCACACTCTCTGTTCCAAGTACATGAGTCACCAAGGTGCCCTTTCCCTAAGCAACGGTAACACAGTCCAAGCTTCTTCGccgtctcccacttctttctaTGTTCCATTCCCTTGAACATATCACATTTCCAAATTGGGTGTTTTTGGTTGCACACTTTACAGGGACGATCACGTTTCTCTTCTGTGGTGCCAAAATAAGACTTAGTTGAGCTCTTTCCTCGTACACTTCCAACACTGGACAAACCATGCTTAATTTCTGATGCTTGTACCTGGTACTCAGCTTCCTCAGCAACCCAGCGACGCAGCTCTTCAAGAGACCCCAAGCTTCCCTTTTCTTTAATCCATCGATAGTACTGGCTAAGTAGAGCTTGAGGAAGTTTTTCCAGCACAATTGCGTACAATGTTCCTCCTTCCAGGTCAGCAAActtcttattttcctttaaagaaACCACAGTCCTCTCCACTATGTCGGCAAATCTTTCTAGCTCCCTCGGATTATCAGCGTTTATTGGCCTCATCTTACGTAGCTCATCGATATGGGCTTGAACCTGTCGCCTGTTTCCCCCATACTTTCGATTCAACCTTGCCTTAGCTGCTTCATAGGCATGATCCGAGTAACCAAGCCCTTTTACCGTTTCGGCCGCCTCTCCTACTAAACAACTTTCGAGCCGCAACATTTTAAACTGAGCCGACAAATTTGTTTCATCCACACAACTGGAAAACGCTGCCCACCACGACTGATATTCTTTCTTGTCGCCCGAAAACTTTGGGATTCGAATCCGCTCAAGCTGTTTGTTTGCGTCGACCACGTGACCATCTTTGCCATGTGCGCTCTCAAATGTGCCGATCTGGCTTGTGTTATTTCCTTCGCTTTCCTTGCTGTTACTTCGCGATAAGAAAAGCCGAGCTTCCTTTGTCTCGTTATCCACACGATCTATCATTTTATCCGCTTCATCACCTGTTGAAGCCGCCAGCGATGCATGCTTATTATCTCCGTACAAGGTTTGAAGCGAGTCCAACAGCTCCAACAATTCATCCCGTCGCTTGTCGATGTCCTGGAGTTTTGCCGTGACATTTTCCTTGTTTGGTGTTTTCGTCGATAATTCCGCAGCTAATTCGTTCAGATGCTTCGTAATACTTGTCTTGagagttcttttttctttctttaactcTTCTATTTTTCCATCGATAATTCCTCCAGCTTCAATTCTCGATGGACT
Protein-coding sequences here:
- the LOC140953333 gene encoding uncharacterized protein, translating into MAEKRLHTVEKKLMQDEKLAQAYQSVADDYLSKGYIREVPEDEPKPPSEWFLPHFPVVRPEKATTKVLVVFDGSAQKNGKSLNSESLPGPKLQSDIVDVLVKFRKEPVALAGDVSQMYHQILLRPEDRALHRFLYRNLDSGDTPKVYEFKRFIFGGCYCPFCVQFAWQHHARLHKETYPLGANAVLGHCYMDDLMPSAPTVDDAKDTRKQLTELGDLASFHIRKWISNEPDVIADIVEEDLASEIDLEKRELPTTKTLGVLWAATDDKFSFRHSLQLDGFEFTKRNVLRRTALVYDPLGFLSPYVIRSKLLIQKAWLEVRDWDELLPTHHQREWTKWFRELKDLELVKIPRCLKDPSPKVEELSIHTFSDASENAYTAVVYARHVYEGGNITARMIMSKSRLAPLKAVSIPRLELLGALVGLRLTRQVCSALKIPTNGVTYWVDSMNVGYWIQGQSREYKSFIAHRVGEIHEFSAPNQWRYVPTGVNPADLGTRGLTVEELASADLWWNGPEFLKKSRQDWPECKFDKPTSTENLELKGTKESGTKDATSYQIIGEGEETASVKEVWRLDPSRYSKWYRVKTKGELEIGLSLVRVTAWVRRFTDNCRKPEEQREKGELKPLELQNAEEFIIRQVQSKVYSAEIEPLRRNKEILRGSTLARFNPVLVNGILRSNTRLRHADDLPYDVKCPIILPKRNHVTGLIVKYYHESEGHQMGLNYTINHVREKYLVVHVREQVKRVMRECFESARRFRSKTAHQQMAPLPKSRLQQSSRPFESCAVDFGGPFLTKQGRGRVRAKRYLCLFLCLKTHCCHLEMASSLDTDAFLNAFVRMTARRGWPQQMLSDNGTNFVSASRELRDLVSAIDQDKLQRMTSNKGVSWKWNPPAAPHFGGVFESMIKAAKRAIVAVLGDAEVNDEELETIFIGVESLLNSRPLTAVSDDPNDDRVLTPNHVLIGQIGGDFVPESVDTEPFNPRKRWRRLQELTRHVWNRWMREYLPQIGSRQKWYFRNDNLRVGDVVVVIDPGTVRRQWNVGRIEQTYPGPDGLVRVVDVRVNGKTLKRPITRISPLEIRAPNCNQINV